In Scylla paramamosain isolate STU-SP2022 chromosome 31, ASM3559412v1, whole genome shotgun sequence, one DNA window encodes the following:
- the LOC135088765 gene encoding ras-related protein Rab-6A isoform X3 translates to MSMSGEFGNPLRKFKLVFLGEQSVGKTSLITRFMYDSFDNTYQATIGIDFLSKTMYLEDRTVRLQLWDTAGQERFRSLIPSYIRDSTVAVVVYDITNANSFHQTSKWIDDVRTERGSDVIIMLVGNKTDLSDKRQVSTEEGERKAKELNVMFIETSAKAGYNVKQLFRRVAAALPGMESNPEKGKVDTVDLRPQPPPQEIQPDQEGSGCIC, encoded by the exons ATGTCCATGTCGGGCGAATTTGGAAACCCGCTTAGGAAATTCAAGCTGGTCTTTCTCGGCGAGCAAAGCG TCGGAAAGACCTCGCTGATCACCCGTTTCATGTATGACTCCTTCGACAACACGTACCAG gCTACCATTGGCATAGACTTCCTCTCCAAAACCATGTACCTGGAAGATAGAACA GTCCGGCTGCAGCTGTGGGATACTGCCGGCCAGGAAAGGTTCCGCAGCCTCATCCCCTCCTACATCCGTGACTCAACCGTGGCCGTGGTGGTGTACGACATTACAA ATGCCAACTCCTTCCACCAGACCTCCAAGTGGATAGATGACGTGAGGACTGAGCGAGGCAGTGACGTAATTATCATGTTGGTTGGAAATAAGACTGATCTCTCCGACAAGAGACAG GTCTCCACGGAGGAAGGGGAGCGCAAGGCCAAGGAACTCAACGTGATGTTCATTGAGACCAGTGCAAAGGCGGGATACAATGTGaagcag CTCTTCCGAAGGGTGGCCGCAGCCCTACCTGGCATGGAATCCAATCCTGAGAAGGGCAAGGTTGACA CCGTGGACCTTCGCCCCCAGCCCCCCCCACAGGAGATCCAGCCGGACCAGGAGGGCTCGGGGTGTATATGCTAG
- the LOC135088765 gene encoding ras-related protein Rab-6A isoform X2 has protein sequence MSMSGEFGNPLRKFKLVFLGEQSVGKTSLITRFMYDSFDNTYQATIGIDFLSKTMYLEDRTVRLQLWDTAGQERFRSLIPSYIRDSTVAVVVYDITNANSFHQTSKWIDDVRTERGSDVIIMLVGNKTDLSDKRQVSTEEGERKAKELNVMFIETSAKAGYNVKQLFRRVAAALPGMESNPEKGKVDTAVDLRPQPPPQEIQPDQEGSGCIC, from the exons ATGTCCATGTCGGGCGAATTTGGAAACCCGCTTAGGAAATTCAAGCTGGTCTTTCTCGGCGAGCAAAGCG TCGGAAAGACCTCGCTGATCACCCGTTTCATGTATGACTCCTTCGACAACACGTACCAG gCTACCATTGGCATAGACTTCCTCTCCAAAACCATGTACCTGGAAGATAGAACA GTCCGGCTGCAGCTGTGGGATACTGCCGGCCAGGAAAGGTTCCGCAGCCTCATCCCCTCCTACATCCGTGACTCAACCGTGGCCGTGGTGGTGTACGACATTACAA ATGCCAACTCCTTCCACCAGACCTCCAAGTGGATAGATGACGTGAGGACTGAGCGAGGCAGTGACGTAATTATCATGTTGGTTGGAAATAAGACTGATCTCTCCGACAAGAGACAG GTCTCCACGGAGGAAGGGGAGCGCAAGGCCAAGGAACTCAACGTGATGTTCATTGAGACCAGTGCAAAGGCGGGATACAATGTGaagcag CTCTTCCGAAGGGTGGCCGCAGCCCTACCTGGCATGGAATCCAATCCTGAGAAGGGCAAGGTTGACA CAGCCGTGGACCTTCGCCCCCAGCCCCCCCCACAGGAGATCCAGCCGGACCAGGAGGGCTCGGGGTGTATATGCTAG
- the LOC135088765 gene encoding ras-related protein Rab6 isoform X1 yields MSMSGEFGNPLRKFKLVFLGEQSVGKTSLITRFMYDSFDNTYQATIGIDFLSKTMYLEDRTVRLQLWDTAGQERFRSLIPSYIRDSTVAVVVYDITNANSFHQTSKWIDDVRTERGSDVIIMLVGNKTDLSDKRQVSTEEGERKAKELNVMFIETSAKAGYNVKQLFRRVAAALPGMESNPEKGKVDMTEVVLRDSDNTTEIGRTPDGGCAC; encoded by the exons ATGTCCATGTCGGGCGAATTTGGAAACCCGCTTAGGAAATTCAAGCTGGTCTTTCTCGGCGAGCAAAGCG TCGGAAAGACCTCGCTGATCACCCGTTTCATGTATGACTCCTTCGACAACACGTACCAG gCTACCATTGGCATAGACTTCCTCTCCAAAACCATGTACCTGGAAGATAGAACA GTCCGGCTGCAGCTGTGGGATACTGCCGGCCAGGAAAGGTTCCGCAGCCTCATCCCCTCCTACATCCGTGACTCAACCGTGGCCGTGGTGGTGTACGACATTACAA ATGCCAACTCCTTCCACCAGACCTCCAAGTGGATAGATGACGTGAGGACTGAGCGAGGCAGTGACGTAATTATCATGTTGGTTGGAAATAAGACTGATCTCTCCGACAAGAGACAG GTCTCCACGGAGGAAGGGGAGCGCAAGGCCAAGGAACTCAACGTGATGTTCATTGAGACCAGTGCAAAGGCGGGATACAATGTGaagcag CTCTTCCGAAGGGTGGCCGCAGCCCTACCTGGCATGGAATCCAATCCTGAGAAGGGCAAGGTTGACA TGACCGAGGTTGTTCTGAGAGACTCGGACAACACCACGGAGATTGGGCGGACACCAGATGGCGGGTGTGCTTGCTAG